Genomic window (Myxococcales bacterium):
GATCGCCTGTGTCGGTTCGCGCTGCCGAAAAAGGGGCCCGGCACCGCGTGCCAGTTCACCTACGACGGCGCTGGCAACGTCGCCAGCGACACGTCGACGGGCCAGAGCCGGACGTTCACCTACGACGCGAGCCAGCGCATCACGACGATCGTGCGCGGCGGCAACGTGGTCAAGCTGGCCTACGGCCCGGCCGGCCGGATGAAGACTACGGTCAGCGGCACGAACCCGCGCACGATCTGGAACTTCGGCGGCCTGATCGAGCGCCGGACCCGGACCGACGGCGTGGTGCAGATCGAGCGGCAGGTGCCGGGGCCGCTAGGGACGTTCGTCAGCCTGCGCACGACCTTGACCGCTGCCGGCGCGCCCGGCGCGACCGAGACCATCTACCGCCACGGCGACGGCCGCGCCAACCGCTTCTTCACCCAGGCGGACGGCACGGTCATCCAGGCCACGACCTACGCGGCCTTCGGCAACCTGACGAGCGACAGCGGCGCCGCCGGGCTTACCTACACGGATGATCTTTGGAACGGCGGCGACAACCTGCCCGAGGTGGGCGTCGTCCTGCTCGGGCCGCGGGCCTACGACCCCGCGATCGGCCGCTTCCTCCAGCGCGACCCGATCGCGATCCTGGCGCGGTCGACGACCGCGAACCCGTACGCGTTCTCGTTCAACGACCCGGTGAACCACGCCGACCCGACCGGGCTGAGCGGGGAGTGCGCTGACGGATCGTGTGCCGGGGCCATCGTCAGCTTCAACGCCGGCGCCGCGGGGCTGGGATGCTCTATTCGCTGCTGCACGGCGGCGGCGGCAGCGGCGGAAGCAGCATGCCGGCGGGCGCGTCGTACGGCGCGAGCCAGCTGCATGTGGCAGGGCGTGAACCTGCAAAGAGCGTCGAGATGGGCGCCGCCGAGCGACTGGGGTGGGGGTGCTTCGGTGCGCCCTGCGATAGCGTCTTGGCGGCGTCGCGGCAGACCGCCGATTTTAACCGCGCTCATCCGGCCGAGTGGGTCAGCAGAGTCGCGATCGCGTACGACATCTACAGCTACGTCAGTTGCAGCGCGAACCCTGGGTGTTTCCTGCCGCGACTTGAGGATGGCCAGCGAGAGGAGCGGACGCCGTTCTACCTGTTTCCACGCAGCAGCGCACAACAGCAACTCGACTCGCTCGGCGCGGGACCGCCCCCGGGGCCGGGGGGCCCCGGAGGCGTGTGGCCCAGTGCCACAAGTCGAGACGTCACCATCTCCGACGGACAGCCACGGGTGCGCATGTTGGTCAAGGACCAGGCCCAGCTCCTGGCGGCGGCGGAGCATCACGCAGGCGGTTCGCTTGCAAACTTCATTGAGCAAAGCCCAGCTGGTTCATTAGCGCTGACGGCAGTACTCTGATAGAGTGGGAGCCAGCAGGTCATCTCGACACCAACGAAGGGCCCCATGTAACGATTCGTACGTTGCAGCCGGACGGCACATGGTACGTAGACCAAAAGTACTTCATTCGAGACTGGGAAAACTATAGGCCCTCGTCGCAGTTCTGGATTGATGAAAGGAATCTCGATGACTAGCCTCGATTTCCAGACGGTCCCTTTCGAAGATGTCTTCGTGGCTTGCCAAGAGATTGCCGGGGCTCGCCCGGCAGACCTCTCACCTGATGGGATCCTTGCATGCCTACCCGGCACTCACCTCGCGATGTTGGTCGGCGCCGAACTGATGAATGACACAGAGCTCATGGCGGCTGCCGGCCTACGGACGGCTCCGTTCCACGGCCAGATCTACTTCGTCACTCAAGCCGGGATAGCCAAGGGGTTGGGGGCGTTCTCGGTGTTGCCCCAAGACCTCGAGGCCTTCGCAGCGGAGCATGGCCGCCAGTTTCGTGAACGGCTGTTCTGCGGACTCGACGTGATAGCGGTAGACAGCGATAGAACGACGATTTGGCTATACCATCACAGCGGCGGATATGCGACCATTCGTCGACCGGGTAGCCAGCCAGTTGACCGTGAGCTCGGCCGACCATGGGCGATGACTCTGGATACGTGGTTCTCAGATGATACTTCGGGGCTGCGACGGCGAGTGACGATCGACTCAAATGGTCTGATCCGTCATGATGACGGCGAGGTGCATCTCGGCACCTGGCAGGTTTCGGCCGACGCGACTGCGCAGCTGGGTGCCCTGCTCGGCGCGCCGGCGATCACTGCGATTCGCAGTGCGGCAACGGAGCCGCGTGGCTGGTGCTATCGTCTCAGCCTCCATGCGCCTGGCATCGATGTAGAAGCCGTGCTGGACGACGCACTCCCCCAAGAGGTGCGCGATGTCCAGGTCGTGCTCGGCCAAGCGCTTCGAGCACGGCGCGATGATGAGCGAGCCGCGCTCGGCCAATTCTCGGTCGAGCTGACTTTCTCGTTTCGAGGTAGCGCACTCGAGACTATTGCAGTGGATGATGAAGGGCAGGTCTCCTTGTGGCGTGACGGCACCGAACGCGAGCGACGTCGGATGCCGATAGACCGCGTGGCAAACATCGCGCTGTTGCTTCGGCTCGCTGCAGCGCACCCGCAACGGGCAACGCAGGCCACTAGCGGAAGAGCGGCGAGAATGAAGGTCCGAACTGCGGGCGATCAGCGCGACGAGACGGCAGCGCCGCAAGATCTGCCGCCGGCGCTACGTCTCGTCTTCGAGGAACTGTACCGCGAACACGGCGCATTCCGGCGATAAGGCCGCTACCGGAGCTAGCGGACCGAGAGCTACCGGACCGGTAGGTAGTTCGGCGGGGGGCTACCGCTCCTACCGGACCGGGGGTGTGAGCTACCGGACCGGGGGTAGTTCAGCGGACGCGACCGCGGCGGTGGCCGGCGGCGCGTGCGGCGGAGCTACCGGACCGGGGGTAGTTCAGCGGACGCGACCGCGGCGGGGGCCGCCGGCTGTGGCTGGCGGCGCGTGCGGCGGGGCGGCGGGCGTGGTGGTAGGCCGCGATCGCCGGCGTTTGGCCACGCCGCGACGGCGCGTCCGAGATGCACGCGCTTGTGCTGCTCCGCATAAAAGGTGGTTGGACATCACCGACGGCAAGATGATCTCCATGCCGAAGCGCGCGGCCGCGACCGCAAGGCAGTAGCGGTACGTCCGGTTGGTCTCGGCGTCCGGCCGCAGCAGGAACTGACGTTGCACGCAGCGGCGGTTGATCAGCAGGAACCGACCGGGCCGGACGGGGCGTGGCAACGACATCGCGCCAGGCCAGAGCAAGCGGCCTGCCAGCGCCAAGCCCGCGACGCGAAAGCGAGCGACTGTCCGGCTGCGTCCGGGGCTCGGGCAGGTGTCCGCAAACCGGACATCGCCGGACGAGGCCATTGACGTCGTGCCGGCCGGGCGCATCACTGACCCGGACGCCCGCGTCGGGCGGGACCGCCGGGCGGGACCGCGCGGACGGTGGCGACCCAGACGCGCAACGTCGCAGGGCTGGTGACGCAGCGCCAGGCGCCGCTGCTGAACCTCGCCGGGACGACGGGCTGGAAGACGCTCACCAGCGCGTTCAGCTACGACGCGCTGACGCGCGTGACGCTGCAGGGCATCACGACGAGCTCGGGCACGTCGCTCGCGAAGCAGCAGCTCGACTACTTCGGCTCGGACGACCCGGCGCGGCTGCGGCACTGGATGGGCGCGGCGGCGTACGACTTCACGTTCGGGTACGACGCGCTGCACGAGCTGACGACGGTCACCGAGGCCGGGGGCAAGTACAGCGCGACGTTCGGGTACGGGGTGGTGCCGCCGGGCGGGTCGCAGCCGAGCGGCAGCGGCAAGCTCCGGAGCGCGACGGTCGGGGGCACGCCGCAGTCGGGCGGGCAGGTGGTCGCGCGCAACGTGACCTACTCGTACGCCGGCTCGGTCGATCCGGAGGCGCCGGCGGCGCTGGTGCCGGCGGGCGGCGGGACCAACCTGCGCAGCTACGTCTACGAAACGGCGGGCAACCAGACCGAGGTCCACGCGGGCAACCTCGGCAGCACGCCGACCGACCGGTTCGTCTACGACGGCGACGACCAGCTGCGGCGGGCGACCAAGTTCAGCCCGGGCACGACCACGGTCACCGGCAGCGAGGAGTACTTCTACGACCACGCGGGCCAGCGGGTCGGCGTGGTGACCCGGGACGCCGCGGGCACGGTGACCAAGCTGCGCGCGTTCCTCGGCGACACCGAGGTCGAGCTGTCGGCGGCGGGCGCGGTGACGCAGGCCTACGCCTACCTGGCGCTGGGCACGCCGGTGGCGAAGGTGGTATCGCCGGCCGGCGGCTGGACCGCAGGCAGCGCGGCCTGGGCCAACAACGCCGCGTCGCTCGAGCTCCAGTACCACGGGCTGTCGAGCAACACGCTCCTGTCGGTGCGCCCGAACGGTGCCGTGCAGGCGGGCTTCGTCTACGCCCCGTACGGCGACGTGGTCCAGACCACCGGCGCGACGTCAGCCACGATCGCCGGCCAGCGCCGGCGCTTCAACGACAAGTTCAAGGACGACCTGACCGGCCTGAGCTACTACGGCGTCCGCTACTACGACGGCCTCGCGCTCGGCTGGACCCAGGCCGACCCGATGTACCGGTTCGTGCCGGACGCCGCGTGGACCGAGCCGCGGAAGGCGGGGCTGTACGGCTTCGTGCTGGGGAATCCGGTGCGGTACGTGGATCCGGATGGGCGGCAGCCGGCGCAGGCAGCAGTACTCGGGGCGGAAGCTGGGGCCGCCATCGGGGGGCCACCAGGCGCAGTGGTAGGCGCGGTCGTCGGCGTAGTCGCCGCTACCTACGTCGGGCACCAGGTTGGGCAGGCGCTAGCTGGTCTGCGAGGCGGCGGTGGGACTATCCCGCTGGCACCGCACCTTTCGGTCCCGAAGCCACCGGGTGGCGACGCGCCGACGAGCAAGACTCAGCCCGACGTCACGACCGCGACGCCGACGCCGACGCCGCCACCAGACTGCGGTCCAGGCAACCCGATCAAGCTCATGGCACAACTTGCCACGGGAGCCGCAACGATGTACAAGAATACCACGGCAAAAGATGCCAGGTATACCAACGTCAGCACCGACGTCTCTCGAAGCGAATTCGAAGCGAATCTCAAGTCACAGGGGTTTACTAGTACAACAAGCGCTGATGGCAAAGCGGTTACTTGGGGTCAAGTCTCGATTGTTGTGTGAATGCCCGAAGGGGAAACGTCGAGGGTGGGTGGTGGCGTCGCGCGGCCGCGACGTGATCGTTCGCGCCGGCCGCCGCGGCCGCGCGATGCGGTCCTCGCGCGAGGCAGGAACCTCGCGCTGCGGTCCGCGCTGGGTGAGGGAAGGTGAGTTGCACGGCCAGGTCGCGGGTCAGGCGGCGGCAGCCACGTCGTGGCTGTCGAGCAGCGACATGTTGAGGTAGATGCGGTCGCGCCAGATGGACACCGACTGCTGGGCGACGGTGGTGATCAGGCGGAGGGCGCTGGCGCGGTCGGGGAAGGCGCCGATGGCGCGGGTGCGGCGTTTGATCTCGCCGTGGAGGCGCTCGAGGCCGTTGTTCGTACGGATGCGCACGCCAGTGCGCCTCGGGGAAGGCGAAGTACTGGGTCGCGGCGACGAAGCCGCTCTCGAGGCAGGTGACGGCCTCAGCGAACTGGCCGGCGAAGCGGTCGCGGAAACTGCGCAGCGCTTTCTTGGCGTCGACGAGGCTGGCGGCGTGGAGCACGGCCACGAGCTCGCGGCCGAGGCGCTTCTGGTGGCGCGTGGGCACGTGCGCGAGCACGTTGCGCATCAGGTGGACGGTGCAGCGCTGCATGCGGGCCTCGGGCAACGCCTTGCGCACGGCGAGGAGCAGGCCGGCGTGCGCGTCGGCGATGACCAGGCCGACCCCGGTGAGGCCGCGCTCGACGAGCTCGCGGAGCAGGCCGGCCCAGCTCGCCTCGGACTCCTGGGTGCCGACGTGCACGGCGAGGAGGCGACGATGGCCATCGGGACCGACGCCGTACGCCACCAGGGCGGAGACGTTCTCGACGGTGCGGGCCCAGCGCGCGTCGATGAACGTGGCGTCGATGTACAGGTACGTGACGGGCTCGGTGATCGGCTCCTTGCGCAACGTCTCGACCTCGTCCCCGAGCCGGCGGGTCACGCGACTCACCGTCGAGCGGCTGACCCGTTTGCCGAGCAGCGCTTGGGTGATGGGCGCCATGTCCCGGGTCGAGGCGCCACGCACGTACGTCTCGGTGATGGCGTCGTCGATTTCGGGGCGGCGACGGAGGTACCGCCCCAGCGGCGCGGTTGCCGCCCCACCGGCGCGGGTGCGCCCGACCCGAACGCCGACCTCGCCGTTGGTGGTCACGACGCGGCGGCCGTAGGCGCCGTTGCGGACGTCGACGCGTTCGTCGCTGCGCTCGTAGGGCCCGGCGCCGACCAGACGCTCAAGCTCCTCGTCGAGGGCGACCTGGATCGTCCGTTGGACCGCGAGCCGGCAGCGCGCCGCGAGGTCACGCTGGAAGTCTTCTTGCGTCGGGATCACGAGCTGGGTAGCCTGGAGCGGAAGGGATCGTTTTGATTTCTTCATGGGGGTTCCTCCTCGGTGTCGCAACCAAGAGGTTCCCCCTTCTTTTCTTGGAGCCCAAGAAACCGGCTTCTACACAACTATAGGGACACGACCTTACTTGGACGGGACCCGATGGGCAGACGTATACAATTCGAAATAACGCAGATTCGACGAAGAGTCCGACTGCTGATTTCCGAAAATGTGGCGACGACAAGAAGCCAGATATCAAGATTAGAATGCCCGAGTAGGAGTCTTCAGCAGCGGAGTCTACGTGACCAATAGCTCAACTTTGTTCGACGGCAGGCTGCCGCAGCGCGTCGTTCCGGATGGTTGGCGGACGGCCCTTGCCGACGGGGCGGTCATGAAGGATGACCGTGCGGCTATCGTTCTCAATATTGCCATGAATGGCGCGACTGATCCGATCCGGCAGTACAGTAGGACCGCCGGCGGGCGCGCGGTCCGACTGGCAAGAGGCCCGAGACGCTGGCTTTGATGGCTCGCACGATCTGATCTGGTGCAGCGACGATCCGCGCTGGGTCGTCTACTGGGATGCTCAGGAAGATGTCTGTGTTTGCGGCACGGCGGGTGATCGATGCTTGCCGTGGGACGTCGAGATATTCTGGCTCCCCGCGCTGGGTGCCCTGGAACCTGATGGCTTCCCAGCCCTGCATCCGAGCGCCAGGTCGCAGGAGATGCATCAGTCGTACGGGGCCACGATGCTGCCCCTCTGCGCCGCCGATGAGCTGGTTCTGCGGGTCCTGGAGTGCTGCGCGTCGATCGGTGGCGGCATCGAGTCAGTCGGCAAGCTCAGAACTCTGGCGTCATATCTGCGGTATGGACGTCTGCTGTCTCCGCCTCTCGCAGGCGTCCGTGCTGTGCTTGAACTCGTTGATGAATGCTCGTTCGTGCCAGAGCCTCGCAATCGAGCGCTCTGGAGTGAGGCCGTGCTGTCCGAGATCGACGAACGGACATGCGATGTGTTGCGCGCCTGGCAACAGCGACTGGGCGGTGCGAAGGCATGTATCCGACATTGGGCGCAGCAGCCTCGGAATCTGCCTGGCCAGGGCTAGCCGGGGCCAGCGCTTGACGAGGGGATGTGCGCACATGCATGATTCCTCGGTGCCTCCGCACAAGCATCCATTAGAGTCAGTCCGTTCAGTCTCGGAGCTTGCGGGTGACGACGACGAGGACACCGCGCTCTTGCTCGACATGAAAGAAGAGGCGCTAGCTTTCTTGGCAGGGAGAGATTGGTGCAGGCGAATCACGGACATCTACTGGGGAGATGGCATCGGCGGCGTCGTGGCTGCATTTCTGTTCGCATTTGAATCGACTCGCTCCAGCGTCGACGCGCCGAACCGGCGCGTGGCGGTGCTGCCGGGCGGCCGGTACGCCACGGCGGCCAGCGCGCGCAGCGCCGCCGCCAGTTCGCCGTGCGCGAACAAGGCGGATCCGATCCTGAGCCGGTGGTTGCGCGGGCTTGTGGGTGGCCTGGAACGGGATCAGGCTCAGGTTCATGCCAAGCAAGCCCCGGCGCCCCCGATCACTGGATCCTGTGACGGTCAAGATGGCGGAGATGATCGACCTGGAGGTGGAGGCGCGGGTGGGGCCGAACGCGACGTTTGAAGAGCGGGAGGATGCGGCGGCCGCGATCGCGGTGGAGCTGGCCGCGGTGTTCGCGCAGCGGCGCCCGGATGGCGCGAAAGCGGGCGGGTGACCGTGGGCGCCGGCGCCGTGCGGATCGTGAGCGACGCGGCACGTCGCCTCGCCGAGGTCATCGATCGTGAGATCGCGGAGCAGCTGGGACCCGGGGCCACGTTCGAGCAGGAACAGGATGCCGCGGCGGCGATCGCGAGCGACGCGCTCTGGTTGCGCGCCGACGTCCGGCTGCGCGCGCTGGTCATATGCACACCCGAAGTTGAGGTCGAGGGCGACCGCTACCGGCGCCTCGCGCAGCCCTCGTCGGCGACCTACCACGGTCGCTGGGGCGACCACCACATCGACGAGGCGCTCTACCGGCAGGTCGGTGTGCACAACGGCCCGACGATCAAGCCGATCGAATTGCGGGCAGGGATCGTCAAGCAGATGACGCCGGACATGGCGCGCATCGTCGGCGAGTTGGGGGCCGATGCTGGCAGCCGTGGCGTCGCCAGGACCTTGCGCATCGTCGGGCTCGCACCACCCAGCCGGGCGTTCCTCGCGAAACGAACCACCGACCTGGGCGACGAGATCGCCGGTGACATCGAGCGGCTCGAGCAGGCCGCGCGCGATGTCGACGTCCTGCCGGCCGACGTGGGGTCCGTCAGCTGCGGCATCGATCGGATGGCGGTGCGCATGAGCGAGCCGGCCGACGCCGACGCCGCGCGCCCAGCCACCCGCACCAAGCCGTACGAGCGGACGCCGCCGCCGGCGAAGGACCACCACTATCGAATGGCATGGGTCGGGAGCATGAGCATCTACGACCGGAAGGGCGACGAGCTGCGCACGTGGCGGTACGCAGCCGAGGCGAGCGCCGACGCGGCGACCATCGCGAGCCGGGTCGCCAAGGACGTCGCGTGGGTCATGGGCACGCACCATGCGGTGCCGATCCACTGCGTCCAGGACGGGGCGCCCGAGTTGCGCGCGTTGCCGGACGCGCTCACCCGCCTGCTCCCGTCGACCGCGATCCCGGTCGTGCTCGTCGACTTCGAGCACCTGATGGGCTACCTCGACGAGGTCGTCGATGCCTGCGAGCCCGAAGGCGATCCACGCGACTGGAAGGGCTGGTACCGCAACGCGCTGCTGCGCGACGACGACGCCATCGCCACCATCTGGCGGAAGCTGCGCCGCCTCGCCGCGAAGCTCCCAGGCCGTGGCACCGTTGCGCGCCGCGCGGTCGCTGCCGCCCTCAGCTACATCCGCCACCGCAAGCACCGGATGCGCTACGCGACGCACTACGCCGCGAACCTGCCCATCGGCAGCGGCGCCACCGAGAGCACCTGCTGGCAGATGCAGCATTCCCGCGGGATGCGCGGTGGTCCTCGCCTTGCAACGC
Coding sequences:
- a CDS encoding RHS repeat-associated core domain-containing protein; this encodes MATQTRNVAGLVTQRQAPLLNLAGTTGWKTLTSAFSYDALTRVTLQGITTSSGTSLAKQQLDYFGSDDPARLRHWMGAAAYDFTFGYDALHELTTVTEAGGKYSATFGYGVVPPGGSQPSGSGKLRSATVGGTPQSGGQVVARNVTYSYAGSVDPEAPAALVPAGGGTNLRSYVYETAGNQTEVHAGNLGSTPTDRFVYDGDDQLRRATKFSPGTTTVTGSEEYFYDHAGQRVGVVTRDAAGTVTKLRAFLGDTEVELSAAGAVTQAYAYLALGTPVAKVVSPAGGWTAGSAAWANNAASLELQYHGLSSNTLLSVRPNGAVQAGFVYAPYGDVVQTTGATSATIAGQRRRFNDKFKDDLTGLSYYGVRYYDGLALGWTQADPMYRFVPDAAWTEPRKAGLYGFVLGNPVRYVDPDGRQPAQAAVLGAEAGAAIGGPPGAVVGAVVGVVAATYVGHQVGQALAGLRGGGGTIPLAPHLSVPKPPGGDAPTSKTQPDVTTATPTPTPPPDCGPGNPIKLMAQLATGAATMYKNTTAKDARYTNVSTDVSRSEFEANLKSQGFTSTTSADGKAVTWGQVSIVV
- a CDS encoding RHS repeat-associated core domain-containing protein, producing MRGGNVVKLAYGPAGRMKTTVSGTNPRTIWNFGGLIERRTRTDGVVQIERQVPGPLGTFVSLRTTLTAAGAPGATETIYRHGDGRANRFFTQADGTVIQATTYAAFGNLTSDSGAAGLTYTDDLWNGGDNLPEVGVVLLGPRAYDPAIGRFLQRDPIAILARSTTANPYAFSFNDPVNHADPTGLSGECADGSCAGAIVSFNAGAAGLGCSIRCCTAAAAAAEAACRRARRTARASCMWQGVNLQRASRWAPPSDWGGGASVRPAIASWRRRGRPPILTALIRPSGSAESRSRTTSTATSVAARTLGVSCRDLRMASERSGRRSTCFHAAAHNSNSTRSARDRPRGRGAPEACGPVPQVETSPSPTDSHGCACWSRTRPSSWRRRSITQAVRLQTSLSKAQLVH